The following are from one region of the Chloroflexia bacterium SDU3-3 genome:
- a CDS encoding aldehyde reductase translates to MSGEQVLVTGGSGFVGSHCVAALLNAGYQVRTTVRSLAREADVRAMLKRAGVDAGDRLSFVAADLTSDAGWGEAVAGCAYVLHVASPFPLRQPKDENELIVPAREGTLRVLRAARDAGVRRVVVTSSFVAIAYGHAPTTRPYTEEDWTNVGSEHVNAYGKSKTLAERAAWEFIQREGGDLELAAVNPVGIFGPALGPDLSESVRIVQVLLQGSMPALPRMSFGSVDVRDLADLHLRAMTNPAAKGQRFLAISDSNISMEWAAKLLRERMGQAAARVPRLMLPNWAVTLLARVVPDLAPIAAELRSEKLASNAKARTLLGWTPRPNDDTILATAESLVRLGLV, encoded by the coding sequence ATGAGCGGCGAGCAAGTACTTGTCACAGGCGGGTCGGGGTTTGTGGGGTCGCACTGCGTGGCGGCCCTGCTGAACGCGGGCTATCAGGTGCGCACCACCGTGCGCTCGCTGGCGCGCGAGGCCGATGTGCGGGCCATGCTGAAGCGGGCCGGGGTGGATGCGGGCGACCGGCTATCGTTTGTGGCCGCCGACCTGACATCCGATGCGGGCTGGGGCGAGGCGGTGGCGGGCTGCGCCTACGTGCTGCACGTGGCCTCGCCCTTCCCGCTGCGCCAGCCCAAGGACGAGAACGAGCTGATCGTCCCCGCCCGCGAGGGCACGCTGCGGGTGCTGCGGGCCGCGCGCGACGCCGGGGTGCGCCGCGTCGTCGTCACATCCTCGTTTGTGGCCATCGCCTACGGGCACGCGCCCACCACCCGCCCCTACACCGAGGAGGACTGGACCAACGTCGGCAGCGAGCACGTGAACGCCTACGGCAAGTCGAAGACGCTGGCCGAGCGAGCCGCCTGGGAGTTCATCCAGCGCGAGGGCGGCGATCTAGAGCTGGCGGCGGTCAACCCGGTGGGTATCTTCGGCCCCGCGCTCGGCCCCGACCTCTCCGAGTCGGTGCGAATCGTGCAGGTGCTGCTGCAGGGCAGCATGCCCGCGCTGCCACGCATGTCGTTTGGTTCGGTAGATGTGCGCGACCTGGCCGACCTGCACCTGCGGGCCATGACCAACCCAGCGGCGAAGGGCCAGCGCTTCCTGGCCATCAGCGACAGCAACATCAGCATGGAGTGGGCGGCCAAGCTGCTGCGCGAGCGCATGGGCCAGGCCGCCGCCCGCGTGCCCCGGCTAATGCTGCCCAACTGGGCAGTGACGCTGCTGGCCCGCGTGGTGCCCGATCTAGCCCCGATCGCCGCCGAGCTGCGCAGCGAGAAGCTGGCCAGCAACGCCAAGGCCCGCACGCTGCTGGGCTGGACACCGCGGCCAAATGACGATACCATTCTGGCCACCGCCGAGAGTCTGGTGCGGCTCGGGCTGGTGTAG
- a CDS encoding AraC family transcriptional regulator: protein MPHIRVSSVIGVKLESMGISLVELLRRARLPQQLLRQERAVLSVEQWLALWDALDSMEIDPALGLSFTQFEGSEPYDALWITALSAPTLHAAIAKLSRYKRLFSAERIDMRQLGEIWQIEVSWLVGSAPPPALLVDMTFSCLMNLSRRGAGRPLRPERVRFRRPERNRAMYEQFFLCPVEFDAERDQILYADATIRQTFHTYSPDLLAILEPQFEAELHQADQHSLHRQIASLVRARLAGQQPSVSSIARELHMSARTLQRRLADEGQTFQHVIEQVRHELAQQYLRESSLDLSEIAFLLGYQEANSFHRAFSQWEGSSPGQWRATQQHAARPDLV from the coding sequence ATGCCTCACATCAGGGTATCGAGCGTGATCGGCGTGAAGCTAGAGTCAATGGGCATTTCGCTCGTGGAGCTGCTGCGGCGGGCGCGGCTGCCGCAGCAGCTGCTGCGCCAAGAGCGGGCGGTGCTCTCGGTGGAGCAGTGGCTGGCGCTCTGGGATGCGCTCGACAGCATGGAGATCGACCCCGCGCTCGGGCTGAGCTTCACCCAGTTCGAGGGCAGCGAGCCGTACGACGCGCTGTGGATCACGGCGCTCTCGGCCCCCACCCTGCACGCCGCCATCGCCAAGCTGTCCCGCTACAAGCGGCTGTTCAGCGCCGAGCGCATCGACATGCGGCAGCTCGGCGAGATCTGGCAGATCGAAGTATCGTGGCTGGTGGGCAGCGCGCCGCCGCCCGCGCTGCTGGTGGACATGACCTTCTCCTGCCTGATGAACCTGAGCAGGCGCGGCGCGGGCAGGCCGCTGCGCCCCGAGCGCGTGCGCTTCCGCCGACCCGAGCGCAACCGCGCCATGTACGAGCAGTTTTTCCTGTGCCCGGTCGAGTTCGACGCCGAGCGCGACCAGATCCTCTATGCCGATGCGACGATCCGCCAGACCTTCCACACCTACAGCCCCGACCTGCTGGCCATCCTGGAGCCGCAGTTCGAGGCCGAGCTGCACCAGGCCGACCAGCACTCGCTGCACCGCCAGATCGCCTCGCTGGTGCGCGCGCGGCTGGCCGGCCAGCAGCCCTCGGTGTCATCCATCGCCCGCGAGCTGCACATGAGCGCCCGCACGCTGCAGCGCAGGCTGGCCGACGAGGGCCAGACCTTCCAGCACGTGATCGAGCAGGTGCGCCACGAGCTGGCCCAGCAGTACCTGCGCGAGTCGAGCCTCGACCTGAGCGAGATCGCCTTCCTGCTGGGGTACCAGGAGGCCAACTCGTTCCACCGCGCCTTCAGCCAGTGGGAGGGCAGCTCGCCCGGGCAGTGGCGCGCGACCCAGCAGCACGCCGCGCGCCCAGATCTGGTATAG
- a CDS encoding TetR/AcrR family transcriptional regulator → MHRPLAKRGTMRPETRDPRSSATRSAMIDALLALLAARPYREITIQDITDMAGLSRSTFYAHFQGKDDLLRCGFERAIASLADHVDACAADGLQVETAAIFAHAQASFTLYRSLVFVPGLDLLSRSAQAALASKLHGRLLLVPTAAACDLPLVLLAESMAGGLLLLLRWWVDQQQPFTPAQMDEVFQRLVMPGVRSALA, encoded by the coding sequence ATGCATCGCCCCCTAGCGAAGCGAGGCACTATGCGACCAGAGACCCGCGACCCCCGCTCCAGCGCCACCCGCAGCGCCATGATCGACGCGCTGCTGGCGCTGCTGGCCGCCCGACCCTACCGCGAGATCACCATCCAAGACATCACCGACATGGCCGGGCTCAGCCGCTCCACCTTCTACGCCCACTTCCAGGGCAAGGATGACCTGCTGCGCTGCGGCTTCGAGCGCGCCATCGCCAGCCTGGCCGACCACGTGGATGCCTGCGCCGCCGACGGTCTGCAGGTGGAGACTGCGGCGATCTTCGCCCACGCCCAGGCTAGCTTCACGCTCTACCGCTCGCTGGTGTTCGTACCGGGCCTCGACCTGCTGAGCCGGAGCGCCCAGGCCGCCCTGGCATCCAAGCTGCACGGGCGGCTGCTGCTGGTGCCTACGGCAGCGGCCTGCGATCTGCCGCTGGTCCTGCTGGCCGAGAGCATGGCCGGCGGGCTGCTGCTGCTGCTGCGCTGGTGGGTCGACCAGCAGCAGCCCTTCACCCCCGCCCAGATGGACGAGGTGTTCCAGCGCCTGGTGATGCCCGGCGTGCGCTCCGCCCTAGCCTAG